Proteins encoded within one genomic window of Lysinibacillus sphaericus:
- a CDS encoding DUF2577 domain-containing protein — protein MDAVTELAIMLRNNENPKQVSMSTGIVISPPPNAQIRLNETVILSNSQLVFAAHVLEDYEREIELEGDIRFTDSQFQSFEAKEVKSKTKDTLKEGDEVILLPTADEQLYFVVGKAVRFE, from the coding sequence ATGGATGCAGTAACAGAGCTTGCAATTATGTTGAGAAATAATGAAAATCCTAAGCAAGTTTCAATGTCTACAGGTATTGTCATTTCGCCACCGCCTAATGCTCAAATACGGTTAAATGAAACCGTCATTCTTAGTAATAGTCAATTAGTTTTTGCTGCTCATGTCCTTGAAGATTATGAACGTGAAATTGAGCTAGAGGGTGATATTCGATTTACAGATAGTCAATTTCAATCATTTGAAGCGAAAGAAGTGAAATCTAAAACAAAAGACACGCTTAAAGAAGGTGACGAGGTAATATTGTTACCAACTGCAGATGAACAGCTTTATTTTGTTGTAGGTAAGGCGGTGAGGTTCGAATAA
- a CDS encoding DUF2634 domain-containing protein, with the protein MLPKIAQLEFNTQEIETDLPPLGKSFLYDFDKGDFVFKNGKMIEIHGLETLKQWILKVLKTERFRFRIYKDIPYGVTLEDLIGSSLPRAFIEAEIKREVTASLLEHTHIQEIQEWQFSHDGKWMRIKFRVVTVEGAFEIDEPIKKVAA; encoded by the coding sequence ATGTTACCTAAGATTGCTCAACTAGAATTTAATACGCAAGAAATTGAAACGGACTTACCTCCACTTGGTAAGTCTTTTTTGTATGACTTTGATAAAGGTGATTTTGTCTTTAAAAATGGAAAAATGATTGAGATTCATGGCTTGGAAACCTTAAAACAATGGATTTTAAAAGTGTTAAAGACTGAGCGCTTTCGCTTTAGGATTTATAAAGATATTCCTTATGGCGTGACATTAGAGGATTTAATAGGTTCTAGCCTACCACGTGCCTTTATTGAAGCAGAAATTAAACGAGAGGTTACAGCTTCATTGTTAGAACATACACACATTCAAGAGATTCAGGAATGGCAGTTTAGCCATGATGGAAAATGGATGCGGATAAAATTTAGAGTCGTCACGGTAGAAGGTGCATTCGAAATTGACGAGCCAATAAAGAAGGTGGCAGCGTAG
- a CDS encoding baseplate J/gp47 family protein: MEDEKIIHDRMMTNISNDYDKSKGNFVYDVTKPVAVEFAEQQKKIAAVQEKLDVEKLTEDELTRFVYQRTGISRKPATQATTTVIVSGTAGTLVKVGELVGTDTILYTVLEEAVLNESGFAHVRVQCNEFGQIGNVPANTIINFPASINGLVNVYNPDAVVDGYDEETDYDLRQRYYDKLQRPGKAGNKYQYREWALEVTGVGDAKVFPRYNGPLTMKVVVIDANKLPATSELIKDVKKHIEIEMPFGVEDLLVISAEALLINLSVALTLMPGYTEEVVKTNIKKNITTHLKEIAFKTSFVSYAKVGALIIDSDGVLDYQNLLINGSTANVVIPDDGVPVMGGINE; encoded by the coding sequence ATGGAAGATGAAAAAATCATTCATGATCGAATGATGACCAATATTAGTAATGATTACGATAAGTCAAAAGGTAATTTTGTTTATGATGTGACAAAGCCAGTGGCCGTTGAATTTGCTGAACAACAAAAGAAGATTGCTGCAGTACAAGAAAAGTTAGATGTTGAAAAGTTAACCGAAGACGAGCTTACTCGGTTTGTTTATCAACGCACAGGAATTAGCCGTAAACCTGCTACCCAAGCAACAACAACCGTCATTGTTTCTGGTACAGCTGGCACACTTGTTAAAGTTGGCGAGCTAGTTGGTACAGACACAATTTTATACACAGTCCTTGAAGAAGCTGTTCTAAATGAAAGTGGGTTTGCTCATGTTCGAGTGCAATGTAATGAGTTTGGCCAAATAGGAAACGTGCCAGCGAACACCATTATAAATTTCCCTGCATCTATCAATGGCTTGGTGAATGTGTACAATCCTGATGCTGTTGTTGATGGTTACGATGAGGAAACAGATTATGATTTACGTCAACGTTATTATGATAAGCTACAGCGTCCAGGTAAAGCAGGAAACAAATATCAATATCGAGAATGGGCATTAGAAGTAACAGGTGTTGGGGATGCAAAAGTATTTCCGCGCTATAATGGTCCGTTGACAATGAAAGTGGTCGTGATCGATGCGAACAAATTACCTGCAACAAGTGAATTAATTAAAGATGTAAAAAAACATATTGAAATAGAAATGCCATTTGGTGTTGAGGATTTGCTTGTTATATCTGCAGAAGCACTATTAATTAATCTGTCAGTAGCCTTAACATTAATGCCTGGTTACACAGAGGAAGTAGTCAAAACAAATATTAAAAAGAACATTACAACGCATTTGAAAGAGATAGCTTTTAAAACATCATTTGTAAGCTATGCAAAGGTTGGGGCGCTCATTATTGATAGTGATGGTGTTTTAGATTATCAGAATCTATTAATCAATGGATCAACTGCTAATGTGGTTATTCCTGATGACGGGGTGCCAGTAATGGGAGGTATTAATGAATGA
- a CDS encoding phage tail fiber protein, translating into MNHMTVYLKNKVLTDNLRTTPVFVALFNGDIEVTAASYSRQPGVFASPADGQTSNSADILFPIAAESWGDITHIGILDAKTGGNLLFKSQAEFTKNIDISSQYKIPKNYLIVRLR; encoded by the coding sequence ATGAATCACATGACAGTGTATTTAAAAAATAAAGTTCTAACGGACAATTTACGAACAACGCCAGTCTTTGTAGCCTTGTTCAATGGAGACATTGAAGTAACTGCAGCAAGCTACTCACGACAACCAGGCGTATTTGCATCACCTGCAGATGGCCAAACATCCAACAGCGCTGATATTCTGTTTCCTATTGCTGCAGAGTCATGGGGAGATATTACGCACATTGGGATTCTTGATGCTAAAACAGGTGGTAATTTGCTGTTTAAATCGCAGGCAGAGTTTACGAAAAACATCGATATATCTAGCCAGTACAAGATTCCTAAAAACTATTTAATTGTCCGATTGAGGTAG
- a CDS encoding putative phage tail protein: MHAIPQSEWGQVSVFTWGDLTPHQWECFRLALMITETELQTQGVSIASTGATNEVITEQVTQGVKVVQSPIIMQTRAEMITSIVVSTKDYLSDMMKYLPLYERKSNTFRTVLTADDRELRNTEQQLEIVNRNIFIDTAIEALPIYERDLGIKPNNTLRYDQRREQISSRNRASFDQTTKETIKAVASAYSNGEVDINPTNIPGVYEIKFVGTKGIPDNLEGLMQAIEIIVPAHLEFGYAYTFNVWEFVSNRTWGSVTNMTWDEIKIYENEVS; encoded by the coding sequence ATGCATGCAATACCACAATCTGAGTGGGGTCAAGTGTCAGTCTTTACTTGGGGCGATCTAACACCGCACCAATGGGAGTGCTTTAGACTTGCCTTGATGATTACTGAAACAGAGTTACAGACGCAAGGTGTTTCAATCGCTTCAACAGGTGCAACAAATGAGGTCATCACAGAGCAGGTTACGCAAGGTGTTAAGGTGGTCCAATCACCTATTATAATGCAGACAAGAGCTGAAATGATTACAAGTATTGTTGTTTCCACAAAAGATTATCTATCGGACATGATGAAGTATTTACCTTTGTATGAGCGTAAATCCAATACCTTTAGAACGGTACTTACAGCCGATGATCGGGAGCTTCGAAATACAGAACAACAGCTTGAAATTGTAAATAGAAACATTTTTATCGATACGGCCATTGAAGCCTTGCCTATTTATGAACGTGATCTTGGCATTAAACCAAATAACACACTACGCTATGACCAACGTAGGGAACAGATTTCTTCAAGAAATAGAGCAAGCTTTGACCAAACCACTAAAGAGACAATTAAAGCTGTAGCTTCTGCTTATAGTAATGGTGAAGTAGATATTAACCCAACAAATATACCTGGCGTATATGAAATCAAATTTGTTGGCACAAAGGGCATTCCTGATAACTTAGAAGGCCTTATGCAAGCAATCGAAATCATTGTGCCAGCGCATTTAGAGTTTGGCTATGCATATACCTTCAACGTTTGGGAATTTGTCAGTAATAGAACCTGGGGAAGTGTAACAAACATGACCTGGGATGAAATTAAGATATATGAAAATGAGGTGAGCTAA
- a CDS encoding phage holin, which produces MKINWKVRLQHKQFWVSLIALLLVLANQIAGIFYFDITIYNDQITAISETILSILGLLGIIIDPTTKGTSDSEQAMNYDKPKDDAK; this is translated from the coding sequence ATGAAAATTAACTGGAAAGTACGTCTGCAACACAAACAATTCTGGGTGTCATTAATTGCATTACTACTTGTGCTTGCGAATCAGATCGCAGGCATTTTTTATTTCGATATTACAATTTACAACGATCAAATTACGGCTATTTCTGAAACGATTTTAAGCATTTTAGGTTTACTTGGTATTATTATCGACCCAACAACAAAAGGTACATCAGACAGCGAGCAAGCAATGAATTATGACAAGCCAAAGGATGATGCAAAATGA
- a CDS encoding M15 family metallopeptidase: MTSVTTTCRDLAELLPSAQTACRLLFQECYKAGIKNIFITETYRSQTRQKYLYAQGRTRPGKVVTWTLNSNHKSRLAWDIAVGPPQSLYDVTTLSRVGAIAKKLGIEWGGTWTKAIDRPHFEVKANWKMPKGYKLEGQVIVPSNSKLKVQLIVEDKKEEITVKNTNWNPGSPAMKTETESFIAQAVKDGIIQESHLKDLQSGTMTTDRLVGLYITIQQRRSK, from the coding sequence ATGACAAGCGTTACAACTACATGTCGAGACTTAGCCGAGCTTTTACCTAGCGCACAAACAGCATGCCGATTGCTATTTCAGGAGTGCTACAAAGCAGGCATTAAGAACATTTTTATCACTGAAACATATCGCTCACAAACACGGCAAAAGTACTTGTATGCACAAGGTAGGACGCGCCCTGGGAAAGTTGTTACATGGACACTAAACAGTAACCATAAATCACGTCTAGCATGGGATATTGCAGTTGGTCCTCCACAGTCATTGTATGATGTCACTACATTAAGTCGAGTAGGAGCCATCGCGAAAAAGCTAGGTATTGAATGGGGCGGAACATGGACAAAAGCAATTGACCGTCCACATTTTGAAGTGAAAGCAAATTGGAAGATGCCTAAAGGCTACAAGTTAGAAGGACAAGTAATTGTACCAAGTAACAGCAAATTGAAAGTCCAATTAATTGTGGAAGACAAGAAGGAGGAAATTACAGTGAAAAATACAAATTGGAATCCGGGTTCACCAGCTATGAAAACTGAAACAGAAAGCTTCATTGCACAGGCTGTGAAGGATGGTATTATACAGGAATCACACTTGAAGGATTTACAAAGTGGTACAATGACAACGGATCGTTTGGTAGGGTTATACATTACAATTCAACAACGACGTAGTAAATAA
- a CDS encoding SHOCT domain-containing protein: MDTIAETIKFAGFGKKKAMAKQIQMFDDKLTDQGETLLAVCASVKGTKQLYVTDKRIILHEIKGIVSNDERSIPLSSISSINISNKLVYSKIEIVSTGNKAIIDDVPAHIALEIKSGIENLKTMAKTSSAPAAKEKKDMFDVADEIRELKDLLDDGILTQEEFDAKKKQLLGI, from the coding sequence ATGGATACAATAGCAGAAACAATAAAATTTGCAGGCTTTGGTAAGAAGAAAGCTATGGCTAAACAGATTCAAATGTTTGATGATAAACTCACAGATCAAGGTGAAACACTCCTTGCTGTATGTGCATCCGTAAAAGGTACAAAACAGCTTTATGTAACGGACAAACGTATTATCTTACATGAAATCAAAGGTATTGTTTCAAATGATGAAAGAAGCATTCCTTTATCATCGATTAGCAGCATAAACATTTCTAATAAGCTTGTTTACTCAAAAATTGAAATCGTTTCTACTGGAAACAAAGCAATCATTGACGATGTGCCAGCACATATTGCACTTGAAATTAAATCAGGTATCGAAAACCTAAAAACAATGGCCAAAACATCATCTGCTCCTGCAGCTAAAGAGAAAAAGGATATGTTTGATGTTGCTGACGAAATTCGTGAGTTAAAAGATTTATTGGATGATGGGATATTAACGCAAGAAGAATTTGACGCGAAGAAAAAGCAATTATTAGGTATTTAA
- a CDS encoding helix-turn-helix transcriptional regulator, with translation MNEMGEKIRIALIKRGMTLTQLAEKLEVSQPNLSKKLKRNNFNEEELRKIAELLDMKFEAHFVMEDGTKI, from the coding sequence ATGAATGAAATGGGTGAAAAAATTCGTATTGCACTTATTAAAAGAGGTATGACATTAACGCAACTTGCTGAAAAGCTTGAAGTATCTCAACCTAACTTATCGAAGAAGTTAAAACGAAATAATTTTAATGAAGAAGAACTACGAAAAATTGCTGAATTGTTGGATATGAAGTTTGAGGCGCATTTTGTAATGGAAGATGGTACAAAGATATAG
- a CDS encoding helix-turn-helix domain-containing protein, with protein MAFEYLAQYTTFDSIADMDKSVEDHMAVHYYDLTESERAIVYKLASHSLEHTGACHLKASTIAEALEISTKTVYRSVKKLESLGIIEKVPGTKLNGIKGASIYRILPYVPSSVSQRMTADEASNDVVCRPQSENQPSNSFNLLSSKQANNNLCELENELALQAEKKKEYMNEYQVMLFDFMNSLPLADNLKDELHKVVLAAQVSSVEDFIKAKNVLFKIAMDIKEGTLTVASTLRAVFVGAYSKAVERSNNRLYKSHSIEETPYKERPVPFYNWLNERDTSTQICSKPNLENWLEW; from the coding sequence ATGGCATTTGAATATTTAGCACAATATACAACATTTGATTCAATAGCAGATATGGATAAGAGTGTGGAGGACCACATGGCAGTTCATTATTATGACTTAACAGAATCAGAGCGTGCCATCGTTTATAAACTTGCTTCTCACAGCTTAGAACATACTGGAGCATGTCATTTAAAAGCTTCTACAATTGCTGAAGCATTGGAGATTAGCACAAAGACAGTATATCGAAGTGTTAAAAAGTTAGAGTCATTAGGCATCATTGAAAAAGTACCAGGAACGAAATTAAACGGTATCAAAGGGGCAAGTATTTATCGCATTTTACCTTATGTCCCATCGAGCGTGTCCCAACGAATGACAGCCGATGAAGCTAGTAATGACGTGGTTTGCCGTCCACAATCTGAAAACCAACCATCTAATTCTTTTAATCTTTTAAGTTCTAAACAAGCAAATAATAATTTATGTGAATTAGAAAATGAATTAGCTTTGCAAGCTGAAAAGAAAAAAGAGTATATGAATGAGTACCAGGTAATGCTATTTGATTTCATGAATAGCTTGCCGTTAGCAGATAACTTGAAAGATGAATTGCATAAGGTTGTATTGGCAGCACAAGTAAGTTCTGTGGAGGACTTCATTAAAGCTAAAAACGTACTATTCAAAATTGCTATGGATATTAAAGAAGGTACGTTAACTGTAGCAAGTACATTAAGAGCCGTATTTGTAGGAGCGTATAGCAAGGCTGTAGAGCGTTCAAATAATAGGTTATATAAATCACACTCTATAGAAGAAACTCCATATAAAGAACGTCCAGTGCCTTTTTACAATTGGTTAAATGAACGTGATACCAGTACGCAAATATGTAGTAAACCCAATTTAGAAAACTGGCTCGAATGGTGA
- a CDS encoding site-specific integrase, translating into MASKKSAIKSYKKKDGKTYYQFQAYLGIVEVTGKMKTTTKRGFKTKSEAELALARIKGEVSEGKYRQVATETYQQVYELWIIQYEKTVEESTFVKTLGYFKNHILPSFGEYKIEKINIAICQKHFDEWSQKLAKARTIKTYASKVLDFAIKRGLLQSNPFSLVETRTKNQYSINVEEKKENYYLKDELLEFLSYCEGTLPFKAYALIRLLAFTGMRKSEVLALSWKDLNLVNNELTINKAVGRGKNAKLYLKSTKTDKPRTIIIDDITVGVLTEWRKLQKHEYLKLGFNTMNPNQLIFSNNVNELIQLVQVEKWMYRVQEKHTFKKVTPHGLRHTHCSLLFEAGATIKEVQDRLGHTDVKTTMDIYTHVTQKAKEGAIQKFMNYLES; encoded by the coding sequence ATGGCATCAAAAAAATCCGCTATTAAAAGCTATAAAAAGAAGGATGGAAAAACATACTATCAATTCCAAGCCTATTTAGGCATAGTTGAGGTAACAGGCAAGATGAAAACCACTACAAAACGCGGTTTTAAAACAAAAAGCGAAGCTGAGTTAGCACTTGCACGTATTAAAGGTGAAGTATCGGAGGGGAAATATAGACAAGTTGCTACTGAAACATATCAACAAGTCTATGAGCTTTGGATTATTCAATATGAAAAAACCGTTGAAGAAAGTACATTCGTTAAAACTTTAGGGTACTTTAAAAATCATATTTTACCGTCTTTTGGCGAGTATAAGATTGAAAAGATTAATATTGCTATCTGCCAAAAACACTTTGATGAGTGGTCGCAAAAACTTGCTAAAGCAAGGACTATTAAAACTTACGCTTCAAAGGTATTAGATTTTGCAATCAAGCGCGGCTTACTACAATCAAATCCTTTTTCACTTGTTGAGACACGAACTAAAAATCAATATTCAATCAATGTAGAAGAAAAAAAGGAAAACTATTACCTTAAAGATGAATTACTAGAGTTTTTATCTTATTGTGAAGGTACATTACCCTTCAAAGCCTACGCTTTAATACGATTATTAGCCTTTACTGGGATGCGAAAAAGCGAAGTGTTGGCTCTTTCATGGAAAGATCTGAATCTAGTTAATAATGAACTCACAATTAACAAAGCCGTAGGACGCGGCAAAAATGCAAAGCTCTATTTAAAATCTACTAAAACTGATAAGCCGCGCACAATAATAATTGATGATATTACTGTTGGTGTTTTAACAGAGTGGCGAAAATTGCAGAAACACGAATACCTCAAATTAGGATTTAATACGATGAACCCTAATCAATTAATTTTCAGTAATAATGTAAATGAATTAATTCAACTGGTTCAAGTTGAAAAGTGGATGTATCGAGTACAAGAAAAACACACTTTTAAAAAGGTTACACCTCATGGATTACGTCATACACATTGTTCACTATTATTTGAAGCTGGTGCAACTATTAAAGAAGTTCAAGACCGCTTAGGCCATACTGATGTTAAAACTACGATGGATATCTATACTCATGTAACTCAAAAGGCAAAAGAAGGTGCTATTCAAAAATTCATGAACTATCTCGAAAGCTAA
- the dcm gene encoding DNA (cytosine-5-)-methyltransferase yields the protein MYSISKEKVRKYMKQQGINTQKELAVKLNISENQLSMMLSKSFNPIKANAINLCEVLNVKLEDIFEETQITLELDVDQEVETVVEEEEGLDASEFEGHLYSDIRNILPLRPYTVVELFAGAGGLALGLEQAGFHSLGLVEQDKHACKTLRDNRPNYNVIEEDIEIVAEKGIENYIDIPEGGVDLLSGGYPCQSFSYAGKKGGLSDTRGTLFYSYAQILRQLMPKMFLAENVKGLVTDDGGKTLSLMIRVFSEIGYTIQWKVLNALDYDTAQKRQRIFIIGIRNDLLNTTELTYAFPERYGYQLTLRDILKDVPKSDGESYSATKAEVLKLVPPGGYWRDLPEEVAKTYMGKSYYSTGGRTGMARRLSWDEPSLTLTCSPAQKQTERCHPDETRPFTVREYARIQGFPDSWEFNCSNTNAYKQIGNAVPVSLAKAVGLSIVRILNEINN from the coding sequence ATGTATTCTATAAGTAAAGAAAAAGTTAGGAAATATATGAAACAGCAAGGAATCAATACTCAAAAAGAGTTGGCTGTAAAATTAAACATTAGTGAAAATCAATTATCTATGATGCTTTCAAAATCATTTAACCCAATAAAAGCTAATGCAATTAATTTATGTGAGGTATTAAATGTTAAGTTAGAGGATATCTTTGAAGAAACACAAATTACACTGGAATTAGATGTTGATCAAGAAGTTGAAACTGTAGTTGAAGAAGAAGAAGGTTTAGATGCCTCTGAGTTTGAAGGACATTTATATAGTGATATAAGAAATATATTACCGTTAAGACCATATACAGTAGTAGAATTATTTGCTGGCGCGGGCGGATTGGCATTAGGCTTAGAACAAGCTGGTTTCCACTCTTTAGGATTAGTGGAGCAAGATAAACATGCTTGCAAAACTTTAAGAGATAATCGCCCAAACTATAATGTTATTGAAGAAGATATTGAAATTGTTGCTGAAAAAGGAATTGAAAATTATATTGATATCCCTGAAGGTGGTGTTGATTTACTGTCTGGTGGATATCCTTGTCAATCATTTAGCTATGCAGGTAAAAAGGGTGGTCTATCAGATACAAGAGGTACGTTATTTTATTCTTATGCGCAAATACTACGTCAATTAATGCCGAAGATGTTTTTAGCGGAAAATGTAAAGGGTCTAGTTACTGATGACGGAGGAAAAACACTTTCGTTAATGATTAGAGTTTTTTCTGAGATTGGCTATACGATTCAATGGAAAGTATTAAATGCACTAGATTATGATACTGCTCAGAAACGTCAAAGAATTTTTATTATAGGTATTCGAAATGACTTACTTAATACAACTGAACTAACTTATGCTTTTCCAGAGCGATATGGTTATCAACTTACTCTACGTGATATTTTAAAAGATGTACCAAAATCAGATGGTGAGTCGTATTCAGCTACAAAAGCAGAAGTATTAAAATTAGTACCTCCAGGAGGATATTGGAGAGACTTACCTGAAGAAGTAGCCAAGACATATATGGGGAAAAGTTATTATTCAACGGGTGGAAGAACTGGTATGGCAAGAAGACTTTCATGGGATGAACCTTCGCTAACTTTAACTTGTTCGCCAGCTCAAAAACAGACAGAGCGATGCCATCCAGATGAAACTAGACCATTTACTGTAAGAGAGTATGCAAGAATTCAAGGATTCCCTGATTCGTGGGAGTTTAATTGTTCTAACACTAATGCGTATAAACAGATTGGTAACGCAGTACCAGTGAGCTTAGCTAAAGCGGTTGGACTATCGATAGTTAGAATTTTAAATGAAATAAACAATTAA
- a CDS encoding PmeII family type II restriction endonuclease gives MSHNRLHDEELDQIIENAKEFFLDEIVPSHQRNILKLTDIREFNLNPFLDKYKANLLTGSEDAESIARALVYPRVLGTSINTIFGSKLQKFCSEILEGFASTTSGIDIEFIDKIDGRRKYCQIKAGPNTINKDDVQTIIGHLNGVRNLARTNGLRLSFDDLIVGVLYGSKDELSNHYRVIDRDYPVIIGREFWHRLTGVEDFYEQITDAIAEVAAEVDGSEMIEDVIAELAEEIRERI, from the coding sequence ATGTCACATAATAGACTTCACGATGAGGAATTAGATCAGATAATCGAAAATGCTAAAGAGTTTTTCCTTGATGAAATTGTGCCTAGTCACCAAAGAAATATTTTGAAATTAACGGATATCCGAGAATTTAATTTAAATCCGTTTTTAGATAAATATAAAGCGAACCTTTTAACTGGCTCTGAAGATGCAGAAAGCATAGCAAGAGCATTAGTTTACCCAAGGGTATTAGGGACATCAATTAACACTATTTTCGGTAGTAAGCTGCAAAAATTTTGTAGTGAAATTTTAGAAGGCTTTGCATCTACAACGTCTGGTATTGATATCGAATTCATCGACAAAATTGATGGAAGAAGAAAATACTGTCAAATAAAGGCCGGCCCAAACACAATTAATAAAGACGATGTTCAAACTATTATCGGACATTTAAATGGTGTCAGAAACTTAGCAAGAACTAATGGATTAAGACTTTCATTTGATGATTTAATAGTTGGAGTTCTATATGGATCTAAGGATGAATTAAGCAACCATTATAGAGTGATAGACCGTGATTACCCAGTAATCATTGGTCGAGAATTTTGGCATCGCTTAACAGGTGTAGAAGATTTTTACGAACAAATCACTGATGCTATTGCTGAAGTAGCTGCTGAAGTTGACGGATCTGAAATGATTGAAGACGTTATAGCAGAACTTGCTGAAGAAATTAGAGAGCGAATCTAA